The proteins below come from a single Burkholderia humptydooensis genomic window:
- the dapC gene encoding succinyldiaminopimelate transaminase, with translation MNPRLDTLQPYPFEKLRALLAGVTPSAHLSPISFGIGEPKHATPALIRDAAAAALDGLASYPATAGTDALREALARWLERRYGLPAIDAATQVLAASGSREALFSLAQAVIDSSPRGNGERPSGESQSGERPIVLCPNPFYQIYEGAALLAGAEPYFVNSDPARNFAPDYSVVPAGVWARTQLVYVCSPGNPTGAVLTLDDWRELFALSDEHGFVIASDECYSEIYFDEAKPPLGGLEAAHKLGRGFERLVMLSSLSKRSNVPGMRSGFVAGDAALLKRFLLYRTYHGAALSPVWQKASIAAWGDEAHVRENRALYAQKFATVTPMLAGVVDVRLPDAAFYLWANVARTGLSDTEFARRLYADYNVTVLPGSYLARDAHGANPGRDFVRIALVAGTAECVEGAQRIVDFCRGLAR, from the coding sequence GTGAATCCTCGTCTCGACACGCTGCAGCCCTACCCGTTCGAAAAGCTCCGCGCGCTCCTTGCCGGCGTGACGCCGAGCGCGCATCTGTCGCCGATCAGCTTCGGCATCGGCGAGCCGAAGCACGCGACGCCCGCGCTGATCCGCGACGCCGCGGCCGCCGCGCTCGACGGCCTCGCGTCGTATCCGGCGACGGCGGGCACCGACGCGCTGCGCGAGGCGCTCGCGCGCTGGCTCGAGCGGCGCTACGGGCTGCCGGCGATCGACGCGGCGACGCAGGTGCTCGCCGCGTCGGGCTCGCGCGAGGCGCTCTTCTCGCTCGCGCAGGCAGTGATCGATTCGAGCCCGCGCGGGAACGGTGAAAGGCCAAGCGGTGAAAGCCAAAGCGGCGAAAGGCCGATCGTACTCTGTCCGAATCCTTTCTATCAAATCTACGAAGGCGCGGCGCTCCTCGCGGGCGCCGAGCCGTACTTCGTCAACAGCGACCCGGCGCGCAACTTCGCGCCCGACTATTCGGTCGTGCCGGCCGGCGTGTGGGCGCGCACGCAGCTCGTCTACGTGTGCTCGCCGGGCAACCCGACGGGCGCCGTGCTGACGCTCGACGACTGGCGCGAGCTCTTCGCGCTGTCGGACGAGCACGGCTTCGTGATCGCGTCGGACGAATGCTATTCAGAGATCTACTTCGACGAGGCGAAGCCGCCGTTGGGCGGCCTCGAGGCGGCGCACAAGCTGGGCCGCGGGTTCGAGCGCCTCGTGATGCTGTCGAGCCTGTCGAAGCGCTCGAACGTGCCGGGCATGCGCTCGGGCTTCGTCGCAGGCGACGCGGCGCTCCTCAAGCGCTTCCTGCTGTACCGCACCTATCACGGCGCGGCGCTGTCGCCCGTCTGGCAAAAGGCGAGCATCGCCGCGTGGGGCGACGAGGCGCACGTGCGCGAGAACCGCGCGCTCTACGCGCAGAAATTCGCCACCGTCACGCCGATGCTCGCCGGCGTCGTCGACGTGCGCCTGCCCGACGCCGCGTTCTACCTGTGGGCGAACGTCGCGCGAACCGGCCTGTCGGACACCGAGTTCGCCCGGCGCCTCTACGCCGACTATAATGTGACGGTCCTGCCCGGCTCGTATCTCGCCCGCGACGCGCACGGCGCGAATCCCGGCCGCGACTTCGTCCGGATCGCGCTCGTCGCCGGCACGGCCGAATGCGTCGAAGGCGCGCAGCGCATCGTCGACTTCTGCCGCGGCCTCGCCCGCTGA
- the cls gene encoding cardiolipin synthase: MTLDWLHLGTLIGLAHMLGVIAACHAILNTRTSQGAIAWAVSLTAMPYLTLIPYLFLGRSKFSGYVDARRHETAALRTRTHPAPWGAEGSTLGAPKDALGIARVRALTRLVGMPFVAGNAVRTLVNGDATFSAILAAIDAARSYVIVQFFIVRDDALGAMLRDTLIARAKAGVRCYLLYDSIGSFDLPSSYVHALREGGVEVHPFATNKQFVNRFQLNFRNHRKIVVVDGERAFVGGHNVGVEYLGGNPRLSPWRDTHIEVRGPAVANIQYVFAEDWHWATQSLPPQAPPPAPAPDADMHCLVVPMGPADKQETGSLFFAEAINAARERVWITTPYLVPDEAVISALKLAVMRGVDVRVLIPSRRDHYVVFEASKLYARDLVDAGVRIFRYRPGFLHQKVVLIDRAAAAIGSANLDNRSFRLNFEIMVLTVDEGFATEVETMLARDFGDAFEVDLSEYRRSPAWRRVAMHVARLFAPIL, encoded by the coding sequence ATGACCCTCGACTGGCTCCATCTCGGCACCCTCATCGGCCTCGCGCACATGCTCGGCGTGATCGCCGCCTGCCATGCGATCCTGAACACGCGCACGTCGCAAGGCGCGATCGCCTGGGCGGTGTCGTTGACGGCGATGCCCTACCTGACGCTGATCCCGTATCTGTTCCTCGGCCGCAGCAAGTTCTCCGGCTATGTCGACGCGCGCCGCCACGAGACCGCGGCGCTGCGCACCCGCACGCATCCCGCGCCGTGGGGCGCCGAAGGCTCGACGCTCGGCGCGCCGAAGGACGCGCTCGGCATCGCGCGCGTGCGCGCGCTCACGCGCCTGGTCGGCATGCCCTTCGTCGCGGGCAACGCGGTGCGCACGCTCGTCAACGGCGACGCGACGTTCTCCGCGATCCTCGCCGCGATCGACGCCGCGCGCAGCTACGTGATCGTCCAGTTCTTCATCGTCCGCGACGACGCGCTCGGCGCGATGCTGCGCGACACGCTGATCGCGCGCGCGAAGGCAGGCGTGCGCTGCTATCTGCTGTACGACAGCATCGGCAGCTTCGATCTGCCGTCGAGCTACGTGCACGCGCTGCGCGAAGGCGGCGTCGAAGTGCATCCGTTCGCGACCAACAAACAGTTCGTCAACCGCTTCCAGCTCAACTTCCGCAACCACCGGAAGATCGTCGTCGTCGACGGCGAGCGTGCGTTCGTCGGCGGCCACAATGTCGGCGTCGAATATCTCGGCGGCAACCCGCGCCTGTCGCCGTGGCGCGACACGCACATCGAAGTGCGCGGCCCCGCCGTCGCGAACATCCAGTACGTGTTCGCCGAGGACTGGCACTGGGCGACCCAGTCGCTGCCGCCGCAGGCGCCGCCGCCCGCGCCCGCGCCCGACGCCGACATGCACTGCCTCGTCGTGCCGATGGGCCCCGCCGACAAGCAGGAGACGGGCTCGCTCTTCTTCGCGGAGGCGATCAACGCCGCGCGCGAGCGTGTGTGGATCACGACGCCCTACCTCGTGCCCGACGAGGCGGTGATTTCCGCGCTGAAGCTCGCGGTGATGCGCGGCGTCGACGTGCGGGTGCTGATCCCGAGCCGGCGCGATCACTATGTCGTATTCGAAGCGTCGAAGCTCTATGCGCGCGATCTCGTCGACGCGGGCGTGCGGATCTTCCGCTACCGCCCCGGCTTCCTGCACCAGAAGGTCGTGCTGATCGACCGCGCTGCCGCCGCCATCGGCAGCGCGAACCTGGACAACCGGTCGTTCCGGCTGAATTTCGAGATCATGGTGCTGACCGTCGACGAAGGCTTCGCAACCGAAGTCGAGACAATGCTCGCGCGCGACTTCGGCGACGCGTTCGAGGTCGATCTGAGCGAATACCGGCGCTCGCCCGCGTGGCGGCGCGTCGCGATGCACGTCGCGCGGCTGTTCGCGCCGATTCTCTGA
- a CDS encoding glutathione peroxidase, producing the protein MSKLYSFNAQALSGGEVPLEQYRGKVLLIVNTASECGFTPQYAGLQQLYDRFRERGLVVLGFPCNQFGKQEPGDASQIGAFCEKNYGVTFPMFAKIDVNGANAHPLYRYLTEEAPGILGLKAIKWNFTKFLVNREGEIVKRYAPSTKPEDIAADVDKLL; encoded by the coding sequence ATGTCGAAACTGTATTCATTCAACGCGCAGGCGCTTTCGGGCGGCGAGGTGCCGCTCGAGCAGTACCGGGGCAAGGTGCTCCTCATCGTCAACACAGCGAGCGAATGCGGATTCACGCCGCAGTACGCGGGGCTGCAGCAGTTGTACGACCGCTTTCGCGAACGCGGGCTCGTCGTGCTCGGCTTTCCGTGCAATCAGTTCGGCAAGCAGGAGCCAGGCGACGCGTCGCAGATCGGCGCGTTCTGCGAGAAGAACTACGGCGTCACGTTTCCGATGTTCGCGAAGATCGACGTGAACGGCGCGAACGCGCACCCTCTGTACCGGTATCTGACCGAAGAGGCGCCCGGCATTCTCGGCCTCAAGGCGATCAAGTGGAATTTCACGAAGTTCCTCGTGAACCGGGAAGGCGAGATCGTGAAGCGCTACGCGCCGTCGACGAAGCCCGAGGATATCGCTGCGGACGTCGACAAGCTGCTCTAA
- a CDS encoding DUF2866 domain-containing protein, producing MKRSHQASAQPRTYNVRGCRVSEPIGEPWGGGCRIVEWIGGDGRIARRVAAINVTEAEVYAMIRRPVEGRRYLMGDDEQMPRDTLPRR from the coding sequence TTGAAACGATCTCATCAAGCCAGTGCGCAACCGCGCACGTACAACGTGCGCGGTTGCCGCGTGTCCGAGCCGATCGGCGAGCCGTGGGGCGGCGGTTGCCGGATCGTCGAATGGATCGGCGGAGACGGGCGGATCGCCCGCCGCGTCGCCGCCATCAACGTGACCGAGGCGGAGGTCTACGCGATGATCCGCCGGCCGGTCGAAGGTCGTCGCTATCTGATGGGCGACGACGAGCAGATGCCGCGCGACACGCTGCCGCGGCGCTGA
- the dapD gene encoding 2,3,4,5-tetrahydropyridine-2,6-dicarboxylate N-succinyltransferase produces the protein MSQQLQQIIDNAWENRAELSPKAASAEIREAVAHAIEQLDRGALRVAEKIDGAWTVHQWLKKAVLLSFRLEDNAPMPAGGYTQFYDKVPSKFANYTAEDFAAGGFRVVPPAIARRGSFIAKNVVLMPSYTNIGAYVDEGTMVDTWATVGSCAQIGKNVHLSGGVGIGGVLEPLQANPVIIEDNCFIGARSEVVEGVIVEENSVISMGVYLGQSTKIYDRETGEVTYGRIPAGSVVVAGNLPSKDGAYSLYCAVIVKKVDAKTRAKVGLNELLRGD, from the coding sequence ATGTCGCAACAACTTCAGCAAATCATCGATAACGCCTGGGAAAACCGCGCCGAGCTGTCGCCGAAGGCCGCGTCCGCGGAAATCCGCGAAGCCGTCGCGCACGCGATCGAGCAGCTCGACCGCGGCGCGCTGCGCGTCGCCGAGAAGATCGACGGCGCATGGACCGTGCACCAGTGGCTGAAGAAGGCCGTGCTGCTGTCGTTCCGCCTGGAGGACAACGCGCCGATGCCGGCGGGAGGCTACACGCAGTTCTATGACAAGGTGCCGTCGAAGTTCGCGAACTACACCGCCGAAGATTTCGCCGCGGGCGGCTTTCGCGTCGTGCCGCCCGCGATCGCGCGCCGCGGCTCGTTCATCGCGAAGAACGTCGTGCTGATGCCGTCGTACACGAACATCGGCGCATACGTCGACGAAGGCACGATGGTCGACACCTGGGCGACGGTCGGCTCGTGCGCGCAGATCGGCAAGAACGTGCACCTGTCGGGCGGCGTCGGCATCGGCGGCGTGCTCGAGCCGCTGCAGGCGAACCCCGTCATCATCGAGGACAACTGCTTCATCGGCGCGCGCTCGGAAGTCGTCGAAGGCGTGATCGTCGAGGAGAACTCGGTGATCTCGATGGGCGTGTACCTCGGCCAGAGCACGAAGATCTACGATCGCGAGACGGGCGAAGTGACGTACGGCCGCATTCCGGCCGGCTCGGTCGTCGTCGCGGGCAACCTGCCGTCGAAGGACGGCGCGTACAGCCTGTACTGCGCGGTGATCGTGAAGAAGGTCGATGCGAAGACGCGCGCGAAGGTCGGCCTGAACGAACTGCTGCGGGGCGACTGA
- a CDS encoding ArsC family reductase yields the protein MAGAKAAAGTVVYGIPNCDTVKKARTWLESHGVEFAFHDFKKAGVSAPLVEGWLADVPLAALVNRRGTTWRALTDEQKAAAESEAGAIALMIDKPSVIKRPVVVVDGRVKALGFSADEYAGLFA from the coding sequence ATGGCGGGCGCGAAAGCCGCGGCCGGCACCGTCGTCTACGGGATACCGAACTGCGACACCGTGAAGAAGGCCCGCACATGGCTCGAATCGCACGGCGTCGAGTTCGCGTTCCACGATTTCAAGAAAGCGGGCGTGAGCGCGCCGCTCGTCGAGGGCTGGCTCGCGGACGTGCCGCTCGCGGCGCTCGTCAACCGGCGCGGCACCACGTGGCGCGCGCTCACCGACGAGCAGAAGGCCGCAGCCGAATCCGAGGCGGGCGCGATCGCGCTGATGATCGACAAGCCCTCGGTGATCAAGCGGCCCGTCGTCGTCGTCGACGGCCGCGTGAAGGCCCTCGGCTTCTCGGCCGACGAGTACGCGGGGCTTTTCGCCTGA
- the radA gene encoding DNA repair protein RadA, whose product MAKQKTVFVCTECGGQTPKWQGQCPSCHAWNTLVESVESAPSAHRFQSLAKRAPVQRLADIEAADVPRFSTGIGEFDRVLGGGLVAGGVVLIGGDPGIGKSTLLLQSLAQIASERPALYISGEESGAQIALRAQRLALLEGGASAADLKLLAEIQLEKIQATLDAERPDIAVIDSIQTIYSEALTSAPGSVAQVRECAAQLTRIAKQSGTAIIMVGHVTKEGNLAGPRVLEHIVDTVLYFEGDTHSSFRLVRAFKNRFGAVNELGVFAMTERGLRGVANPSALFLSQHTEVVPGSCVLVTQEGTRPLLVEVQALVDTANVPNPRRLAVGLEQNRLAMLLAVLHRHAGIACFDQDVFLNAVGGVKITEPAADLAVLLAIHSSMRNKPLPKGLIVFGEVGLAGEIRPSPRGQERLREAAKLGFTTALIPKANAPKQPIDGLRVHAVERIEQAIDQIRVLE is encoded by the coding sequence ATGGCGAAGCAGAAGACGGTATTCGTCTGCACCGAGTGCGGCGGGCAGACGCCGAAGTGGCAGGGGCAATGCCCGTCGTGCCACGCGTGGAACACCCTCGTCGAATCGGTCGAGAGCGCGCCGTCCGCGCACCGTTTCCAGTCGCTCGCGAAGCGCGCGCCCGTGCAGCGCCTCGCCGACATCGAGGCGGCCGACGTGCCGCGCTTCTCGACCGGGATCGGCGAGTTCGACCGGGTGCTGGGAGGCGGGCTCGTCGCGGGCGGCGTCGTGCTGATCGGCGGCGATCCGGGGATCGGCAAGTCGACGCTGCTGCTGCAGTCGCTCGCGCAGATCGCGAGCGAGCGGCCGGCGCTCTATATCAGCGGCGAGGAATCGGGCGCGCAGATCGCGCTGCGCGCGCAGCGGCTCGCGCTCCTCGAAGGCGGCGCGAGCGCGGCCGACCTGAAGCTCCTCGCCGAGATCCAGCTCGAGAAGATCCAGGCGACGCTCGACGCCGAGCGGCCCGACATCGCGGTCATCGACTCGATCCAGACGATCTACTCGGAAGCGTTGACGTCGGCGCCGGGCTCGGTCGCGCAAGTGCGTGAATGCGCGGCGCAATTGACGCGCATCGCGAAGCAATCGGGCACGGCGATCATCATGGTCGGCCACGTGACGAAAGAGGGCAACCTCGCGGGGCCGCGCGTGCTCGAGCACATCGTCGACACCGTGCTGTACTTCGAAGGCGACACGCATTCGTCGTTCCGGCTCGTGCGCGCGTTCAAGAACCGCTTCGGCGCGGTCAACGAGCTCGGCGTGTTCGCGATGACCGAGCGCGGCCTGCGCGGCGTCGCGAATCCGTCCGCGCTGTTCCTGTCGCAGCACACGGAGGTCGTGCCCGGCTCGTGCGTGCTCGTCACGCAGGAGGGCACGCGGCCGCTGCTCGTCGAGGTGCAGGCGCTCGTCGATACCGCGAACGTGCCGAACCCGCGCCGGCTCGCGGTCGGCCTCGAACAGAACCGGCTCGCGATGCTGCTCGCCGTGCTGCACCGGCACGCGGGCATCGCGTGCTTCGATCAGGACGTGTTCCTGAATGCCGTCGGCGGCGTAAAGATCACCGAGCCGGCTGCCGATCTTGCGGTGCTGCTCGCGATCCACTCGTCGATGCGTAACAAACCGTTGCCAAAGGGTCTGATCGTATTCGGCGAAGTCGGGCTCGCGGGCGAGATCCGGCCGTCGCCGCGCGGGCAGGAGCGCCTGCGCGAGGCGGCGAAGCTTGGCTTCACGACCGCGCTGATTCCGAAGGCGAATGCGCCGAAACAGCCGATCGACGGGCTTCGCGTGCATGCGGTCGAGCGGATCGAGCAGGCGATCGACCAGATCCGCGTGCTCGAATGA
- the dapE gene encoding succinyl-diaminopimelate desuccinylase has protein sequence MSATLALTEQLIARASVTPDDQHCQQLMIERLAALGFECETIASHGVTNFWAVKRGAAGREGKLLAFAGHTDVVPTGPLEQWSSPPFVPTHRDGKLYGRGAADMKSSLAGFVVAAEEFVAAHPQHRGSIGFLITSDEEGPATDGTVKVVEALAARGERLDYCIVGEPTSTATLGDVVKNGRRGSMSGELIVKGVQGHIAYPHLAKNPIHLLAPALAELAAEQWDEGNEYFPPTTWQVSNLRAGTGATNVIPGHADLMFNFRFSTASTVESLQARVHAILDKHGLDYELNWSVSGLPFLTPRGELSNALDAAIRAETGLSPELSTTGGTSDGRFIARICPQVIEFGPPNASIHKIDEHIEVRFVDPLKNVYRRVLEQLIA, from the coding sequence ATGTCCGCCACCCTTGCCCTCACCGAACAGTTGATCGCGCGCGCGTCCGTCACGCCCGACGATCAGCACTGCCAGCAGTTGATGATCGAGCGCCTCGCCGCGCTCGGCTTCGAGTGCGAAACGATCGCGTCGCACGGCGTGACGAACTTCTGGGCCGTCAAGCGCGGCGCGGCCGGCCGCGAAGGCAAGCTGCTCGCGTTCGCGGGCCATACCGACGTCGTGCCGACCGGCCCGCTCGAGCAGTGGAGCTCGCCGCCCTTCGTGCCGACGCACCGCGACGGCAAGCTGTACGGACGCGGCGCGGCCGACATGAAGAGCTCGCTCGCGGGCTTCGTCGTCGCGGCCGAGGAGTTCGTCGCCGCGCATCCGCAGCATCGCGGCTCGATCGGCTTTCTGATCACGAGCGACGAGGAAGGCCCGGCGACCGACGGCACCGTGAAGGTCGTCGAAGCGCTCGCCGCGCGCGGCGAGCGGCTCGACTACTGCATCGTCGGCGAGCCGACGTCGACGGCGACGCTCGGCGACGTCGTGAAGAACGGCCGGCGCGGCTCGATGTCGGGCGAGCTCATCGTCAAGGGCGTGCAGGGCCACATCGCGTATCCGCATCTCGCGAAGAATCCGATCCACCTGCTCGCGCCGGCACTCGCCGAGCTCGCGGCCGAGCAATGGGACGAGGGCAACGAATACTTCCCGCCGACCACCTGGCAGGTGTCGAACCTGCGCGCGGGCACCGGCGCGACGAACGTGATTCCGGGCCACGCTGATCTGATGTTCAACTTCCGTTTCTCGACGGCGAGCACGGTCGAGAGCCTGCAGGCGCGCGTGCACGCGATCCTCGACAAGCACGGGCTCGACTACGAGCTGAACTGGTCGGTGAGCGGCCTGCCGTTCCTCACGCCGCGCGGCGAGCTGTCGAACGCGCTCGACGCGGCGATCCGCGCGGAAACCGGCCTCTCGCCCGAGCTGTCGACGACGGGCGGCACGTCGGACGGCCGCTTCATCGCGCGCATCTGCCCGCAGGTGATCGAGTTCGGCCCGCCGAACGCGAGCATCCACAAGATCGACGAGCACATCGAAGTGCGCTTCGTCGATCCGCTGAAGAACGTGTACCGCCGCGTGCTCGAACAACTGATCGCTTGA
- the prmB gene encoding 50S ribosomal protein L3 N(5)-glutamine methyltransferase, translated as MTTSPSPFKTVRDLVRYAVSRFSQAKLAFGHGSDNAFDEAVYLVLHTLHLPLDTLEPFLDARLAPDEIDAVLAVIERRATERVPAAYLTREAWMHGHRFYVDERVIVPRSFIGELLDDGLQPYVEDPELVGSVLELCTGSGCLAILAALAFPNASVDAVDLSADALEVAKINRDDYGLDERIALYRGDLYAPLPQFKWIDPAQRYDAIITNPPYVNSDSMAELPAEYRHEPEMALAGGADGMDIVRRIIGEARRWLKDDGVLVVEIGNERANVEAAFGGLDLVWLPTSAGDDSVFLIHASDLPAVAG; from the coding sequence ATGACGACATCCCCCTCCCCGTTCAAGACCGTCCGCGACCTCGTGCGCTACGCGGTGTCGCGCTTCTCGCAGGCGAAGCTCGCGTTCGGCCACGGCTCGGACAACGCGTTCGACGAAGCGGTCTATCTCGTGCTGCACACGCTGCATCTGCCGCTCGACACGCTCGAGCCGTTCCTCGACGCGCGCCTCGCGCCCGACGAGATCGACGCGGTGCTCGCCGTGATCGAGCGCCGCGCGACCGAGCGCGTGCCCGCCGCATATCTCACGCGCGAAGCGTGGATGCACGGCCATCGCTTTTACGTCGACGAGCGCGTGATCGTCCCGCGCTCGTTCATCGGCGAGCTGCTCGACGACGGCCTGCAGCCGTATGTCGAGGACCCCGAACTGGTCGGCTCGGTGCTCGAGCTGTGCACGGGCTCCGGCTGCCTCGCGATCCTCGCCGCGCTCGCATTCCCGAACGCGAGCGTCGACGCAGTCGACCTGTCGGCCGACGCGCTCGAAGTCGCGAAGATCAATCGCGACGACTACGGGCTCGACGAGCGGATCGCGCTGTACCGCGGCGACCTGTACGCGCCGCTGCCGCAGTTCAAGTGGATCGATCCCGCGCAGCGCTACGACGCGATCATCACGAACCCGCCGTACGTGAACTCGGATTCGATGGCCGAGCTGCCCGCCGAGTACCGGCACGAGCCGGAAATGGCGCTGGCGGGCGGCGCGGACGGAATGGACATCGTGCGCCGCATCATCGGCGAAGCGCGCCGCTGGCTGAAGGACGACGGCGTGCTCGTCGTCGAGATCGGCAACGAGCGCGCGAACGTCGAGGCGGCGTTCGGCGGCCTCGATCTCGTCTGGCTGCCGACGAGCGCGGGCGACGACAGCGTGTTCCTGATCCACGCGAGCGACCTGCCCGCCGTCGCCGGCTGA
- a CDS encoding ATP-binding cassette domain-containing protein: MIRFNQFSLARGTKPLFDAASFTLNPGEKAGLVGANGAGKSTLFAVLRGELHADAGDFSMPPAWRIAHVSQETPAVERSALDYTLDGDAALRAIEARIARASAAHDGAAEAEAHAAFADADGYTAPARAEALLLGLGFTLAQTREPVASFSGGWRMRLNLAQALMCRSDLLLLDEPTNHLDLDAIVWLEDWLHRYPGTLVIISHDREFLDAVCNVTLHLENRQVKRYGGNYSQFEVLRAQQLELQQNAYEKQQKTIAHLQSFVDRFKAKASKAKQAQSRVKALEKMELIAPAHVASAFTFEFRTPDSAPNPMLVMEDVRCGYRADDGDEIPIVERVALSIQNGQRIGLLGANGQGKSTLIKTLAGTLAPLSGDVRTGRGLTIGYFAQHQLETLREDDSALAHLARLAPDTREQELRDFLGGFNFSGDMATAPIAPFSGGEKARLALALIIWQKPNLLLLDEPTNHLDLETRHALTMALAQFEGTLILVSHDRHLLRATTDQFMLVAKRRLQPFDGDLDDYRDWLLQHAAQQRAAAKAASGSTGDADGGVPAVNRKDQKRQEAEARQRLSQLKKPLQARITKIEKEMERLHAEKAELDTFVADPASYAADLKARLTDAIRKLGDVNGRLETLEADWLGAQDELEKIG; this comes from the coding sequence GTGATCCGTTTCAATCAGTTCAGTCTCGCCCGCGGCACGAAGCCGCTCTTCGACGCGGCCTCGTTCACGCTGAATCCCGGCGAGAAGGCGGGGCTCGTCGGCGCGAACGGCGCCGGCAAATCGACGCTCTTCGCGGTGCTGCGCGGCGAGCTGCACGCGGACGCGGGCGACTTCTCGATGCCGCCGGCGTGGCGCATCGCGCACGTGTCGCAGGAGACGCCCGCCGTCGAGCGCAGCGCGCTCGACTACACGCTCGACGGCGACGCCGCATTGCGCGCGATCGAGGCGCGCATCGCGCGGGCGTCCGCCGCGCACGACGGTGCGGCCGAGGCCGAAGCGCACGCGGCGTTCGCGGATGCCGACGGCTACACCGCGCCCGCGCGCGCCGAGGCGCTGCTGCTCGGGCTCGGCTTCACGCTCGCGCAGACGCGCGAGCCCGTCGCGAGCTTCTCGGGCGGCTGGCGGATGCGCCTCAATCTCGCGCAGGCGCTGATGTGCCGCTCGGATCTGCTGCTGCTCGACGAGCCGACGAACCACCTGGATCTCGACGCGATCGTCTGGCTCGAAGACTGGCTGCATCGCTATCCGGGCACGCTCGTCATCATCTCGCACGACCGCGAATTCCTCGACGCCGTCTGCAACGTGACGCTGCATCTCGAGAATCGCCAGGTGAAGCGCTACGGCGGCAACTACTCGCAATTCGAAGTGCTGCGCGCGCAGCAGCTCGAATTGCAGCAAAACGCGTACGAAAAGCAGCAAAAGACGATCGCGCATCTGCAGAGCTTCGTCGATCGCTTCAAGGCGAAGGCGTCGAAGGCGAAGCAGGCGCAGAGCCGGGTGAAGGCGCTCGAGAAGATGGAACTGATCGCGCCCGCACACGTCGCGTCGGCGTTCACGTTCGAATTCCGCACGCCCGATTCCGCGCCGAACCCGATGCTCGTGATGGAAGACGTGCGCTGCGGCTATCGCGCGGACGACGGCGACGAGATTCCGATCGTCGAGCGCGTCGCGCTGTCGATCCAGAACGGCCAGCGCATCGGCCTCCTCGGCGCGAACGGCCAGGGCAAGTCGACGCTCATCAAGACGCTCGCGGGCACGCTCGCGCCGCTTTCGGGCGACGTGCGCACCGGCCGCGGCCTGACGATCGGCTATTTCGCGCAGCATCAGCTCGAGACGCTGCGCGAGGACGATTCGGCGCTCGCGCATCTCGCGCGCCTCGCCCCCGACACGCGCGAGCAGGAACTGCGCGACTTCCTCGGCGGCTTCAACTTCTCGGGCGACATGGCGACCGCGCCGATCGCGCCGTTCTCGGGCGGCGAGAAAGCGCGGCTCGCGCTCGCGCTGATCATCTGGCAGAAGCCGAACCTGCTGCTGCTCGACGAGCCGACGAACCACCTCGATCTCGAAACGCGCCACGCGCTCACGATGGCGCTCGCGCAATTCGAGGGCACGCTGATCCTCGTGTCGCACGATCGACATCTGCTGCGCGCGACGACCGACCAGTTCATGCTTGTCGCAAAGCGCCGGCTGCAGCCGTTCGACGGCGATCTCGACGACTATCGCGACTGGCTGCTGCAGCACGCGGCGCAACAGCGCGCGGCGGCGAAGGCGGCATCCGGTTCGACGGGCGACGCCGACGGCGGCGTGCCTGCGGTGAACCGCAAGGATCAGAAACGGCAGGAAGCCGAAGCGCGCCAGCGGCTATCGCAGTTGAAGAAGCCGCTGCAGGCCCGCATCACGAAGATCGAGAAGGAAATGGAGCGACTCCACGCGGAGAAGGCGGAGCTCGACACGTTCGTCGCCGATCCGGCGAGCTACGCGGCCGACCTGAAGGCGCGGCTCACCGACGCGATCCGCAAGCTCGGCGACGTGAACGGCCGGCTCGAAACGCTCGAGGCGGACTGGCTCGGCGCGCAGGACGAACTGGAGAAAATCGGGTAA